In Ostrea edulis chromosome 4, xbOstEdul1.1, whole genome shotgun sequence, a single window of DNA contains:
- the LOC125672461 gene encoding scaffold attachment factor B2-like isoform X2 translates to MMATENTPRKLADLRVVDLRQELEKRGLDKTGVKAVLTERLQKALEEEGQNPEEFDFESTATPKKGGTAKVIDKSEDKDEIQEKEGEDEELDESLLTSEDGKVENIDDIAIDDNKLLEDAPDTTEPMETDVKPSSEEAEVKQDSGVAVEATSELKQEEESETAKNDGTPEPATDSKINVPAAQSTPSVEVEVKNESQEVTPKSSEAKKESPNSEAAQTDVSTKPETSNQSNSEESAPATSSVTSSVPETAQEEKKTAPDTTQNPEEPEPLDVHVDDTQNDLDSDILESKALKSNSKEVTAQSSEAMETSGGEGAPSSSTVASSESNQESSGTEKVDASKTTEADSTLSSTTTTTTPRPGEKTEDSKSKSTDTKEPKKDDKGKGTSGRNLWVSGLSSSTRATDLKSLFSKYGKVVGAKVVTNARSPGSRCYGFVTMSTADEASKCIQHLHRTELHGKMISVERAKNEPGAQAKALASTPNGSPTSRGTKTDDKKAPPVKRDDRGKRDDKKPVEKKDEKKDVKKDDKTPTKKEDKKDSGKKDSHSARKTTPKKADDKSRTVVMDKEKGEPVVVVKEEEAKEAKEGAPVVRAKSTTSTHSKDKTDHKKEEKKDLLSFDKIKEERERERLRQRERRMREEERKKRWEIEQEKKRQRDVHMKQRAEAIRLAREREKLRRDRDQLEKEKLELQRLEKLRLEQIERDRLEREREDKRRLEQLRLEAEQMRRMAMKRPYESRGAREEFWTEPKRQAISDARFTSNSSFTSDRLYDDSRDNRMSDRSQTAAFDRKVERYDRREDRVADSRDNRGDRSFGDRRERDNFSRDGRQDRRSNERFDRERDRSNVRDDRRDNFQRDRSDRRDDRDSDRRGARTPPRDSRSEWKSERERQGGNDTRMVVRGSSSGRDNWQGGSSGSNLQDDRGRSRVGITHNPGPGSAPSSQRNWGSSSDRSKVESSWSASRQQMESRSSGSQQQERWTGGSLGLQADARQQTFGTQMAGGILAAGVPNMLLTSVPQAAGMVLTNTSLTRGQAEPRFDAYKSMQSQFRRY, encoded by the exons GCATTGGAAGAGGAGGGGCAGAACCCTGAAGAATTTGATTTTGAATCTACAGCCACACCTAAAAAAGGAGGAACTGCTAAAGTCATTGATA AATCGGAGGATAAAGATGAAATTCAGGAAAAG gAAGGTGAAGATGAAGAGTTGGATGAATCTTTACTGACCTCAGAGGACGGCAAAGTAGAGAATATTGATGACATAGCTATTGATGATAACAAACTTCTGGAG GATGCACCAGACACAACAGAACCTATGGAGACTGATGTCAAACCTTCCAGTGAAGAAGCTGAAGTCAAGCAG GATTCTGGAGTTGCTGTAGAAGCCACATCAGAATTGAAACAGGAAGAGGAATCTGAGACAGCTAAAAATGATGGTACCCCGGAGCCAGCAACTGACAGCAAAATTAATGTTCCAG CTGCTCAGTCTACACCTAGTGTTGAAGTGGAGGTCAAAAACGAAAGCCAAGAAGTAACTCCTAAATCTTCTGAAGCAAAGAAAGAATCTCCCAACAGTGAAGCGGCACAGACTGACGTAAGCACCAAGCCGGAGACGTCAAATCAATCCAACTCAGAAGAATCTGCTCCGGCCACCTCCAGTGTTACGTCGAGTGTTCCAGAGACTGCTCAAGAGGAGAAAAAAACTGCTCCAGACACAACACAGAATCCAGAGGAGCCCGAACCTTTAGATGTTCATGTGGACGACACACAAAATGACCTAGATTCTGATATTCTTGAAAGTAAAGCTCTTAAATCTAATAGTAAAGAAGTAACAGCTCAGAGTAGTGAGGCAATGGAGACATCTGGAGGTGAAGGAGCCCCAAGCAGTTCTACCGTCGCAAGCTCAGAGAGTAACCAGGAAAGTTCAGGTACTGAAAAGGTCGACGCTTCCAAAACTACCGAAGCCGATTCTACGCTCTcttccaccaccaccaccaccacccccagGCCTGGAGAAAAGACGGAAGACAGCAAGTCCAAAAG taCTGACACCAAGGAGCCGAAAAAGGATGATAAAG GAAAAGGCACCTCTGGTAGGAATCTCTGGGTCAGTGGACTCTCGTCATCGACTCGGGCGACGGATCTGAAATCCTTATTCAGCAAATATGGGAAG GTGGTGGGGGCTAAGGTCGTGACCAATGCTAGGAGTCCGGGGTCCAGGTGCTATGGATTTGTCACCATGTCTACAGCTGACGAGGCATCCAAGTGCATCCAACATCTACATCGCACAGAACTCCATGGGAAAATGATCTCCGTAGAGAGG gCTAAAAATGAGCCAGGGGCACAAGCAAAGGCACTGGCTAGTACTCCTAATGGGAGCCCAACAAGTCGTGGGACGAAAACTGATGACAAAAAGGCACCCCCAGTGAAACGGGATGATagag GTAAGAGAGATGACAAGAAACCAGTGGAGAAGAAGGATGAAAAGAAAGATGTGAAAAAGGATGATAAAACACCAACAAAGAAGGAGGACAAGAAGGACAGTGGCAAGAAAGACTCGCACTCTGCCAGAAAAACCACTCCTAAAAAGGCTGATG ACAAGTCAAGAACGGTGGTGATGGACAAAGAGAAAGGAGAACCAGTGGTTGTTGTCAAGGAAGAGGAAGCGAAAGAGGCCAAGGAAGGAGCACCTGTGGTAAGGGCTAAGTCTACCACGTCCACTCACTCCAAGGACAAGACTGACCACAAAAAGGAGGAGAAAAAAGACCTCCTAtcatttgataagatcaag GAGgaaagagagagggagagatTGCGTCAGCGGGAACGTAGAATGAGGGAGGAAGAAAGGAAGAAACGATGGGAGATTGAGCAGGAGAAGAAAAGACAGAGAGATGTTCACATGAAACAAAGAGCTGAAGCAATACGCCTGGCACGAGAAAGGGAAAAACTAAG GAGGGACAGGGACCAGTTGGAGAAGGAGAAATTAGAGCTGCAGAGGCTGGAGAAACTGAGGCTGGAGCAGATCGAAAGAGACCGACTGGAACGGGAAAGGGAAGACAAGAGACGGTTAGAGCAGCTCAG gCTCGAGGCAGAACAAATGAGAAGGATGGCTATGAAGAGGCCATATGAATCACGCGGAGCTCGAGAGGAGTTCTGGACAGAGCCTAAGCGGCAGGCCATCTCTGATGCACGATTCACCTCTAATTCTTCATTTACCTCAGACAG ATTATATGATGATAGCAGAGACAATAGAATGTCTGACAGAAGTCAAACCGCTGCCTTTGACAGGAAAGTGGAACGCTACGACAGACGTGAGGATAGAGTGGCAGACTCCAGGGACAACCGTGGAGATAGGTCATTCGGAGACAGGCGAGAGCGGGACAACTTCAGCCGAGACGGCCGTCAGGATCGAAGAAGTAATGAGAGATTTGATCG TGAAAGAGATCGAAGTAATGTTCGTGATGACAGAAGAGACAATTTTCAGCGGGATAGATCAGACAGACGAGATGATCGGGACAGTGATAGAAGAGGGGCTAGAACTCCACCTCGAGATAGTCGATCAGAATGGAAGTCAGAGAGGG AGAGACAGGGAGGGAATGACACCAGGATGGTTGTTCGGGGCTCAAGTTCTGGTCGGGATAATTGGCAGGGAGGAAGTAGTGGCTCCAATCTACAGGACGACAGAGGTCGATCTCGTGTGGGGATCACTCACAATCCCGGACCAG GTAGTGCACCAAGCTCACAAAGGAACTGGGGAAGCAGCTCTGATAGAAGTAAAGTCGAGAGCAGCTGGTCTGCATCCAGGCAGCAGATGGAGAGCAGGAGCTCGGGATCTCAGCAGCAGGAACGCTGGACCGGGGGAAGTTTAGGTCTGCAGGCTGATGCTCGTCAGCAGACCTTTGGGACTCAGATGGCGGGGGGTATACTGGCCGCAGGAGTTCCTAACATGTTGCTAACTTCCGTACCACAAGCTGCAGGAATGGTACTGACCAATACGTCCCTTACGAGAGGTCAAGCGGAGCCTAGATTTGATGCCTATAAGAGCATGCAGAGTCAGTTTAGAAGATATTGA
- the LOC125672461 gene encoding scaffold attachment factor B2-like isoform X5, producing MMATENTPRKLADLRVVDLRQELEKRGLDKTGVKAVLTERLQKALEEEGQNPEEFDFESTATPKKGGTAKVIDKSEDKDEIQEKEGEDEELDESLLTSEDGKVENIDDIAIDDNKLLEDAPDTTEPMETDVKPSSEEAEVKQDSGVAVEATSELKQEEESETAKNDGTPEPATDSKINVPAAQSTPSVEVEVKNESQEVTPKSSEAKKESPNSEAAQTDVSTKPETSNQSNSEESAPATSSVTSSVPETAQEEKKTAPDTTQNPEEPEPLDVHVDDTQNDLDSDILESKALKSNSKEVTAQSSEAMETSGGEGAPSSSTVASSESNQESSGTEKVDASKTTEADSTLSSTTTTTTPRPGEKTEDSKSKSTDTKEPKKDDKGKGTSGRNLWVSGLSSSTRATDLKSLFSKYGKVVGAKVVTNARSPGSRCYGFVTMSTADEASKCIQHLHRTELHGKMISVERAKNEPGAQAKALASTPNGSPTSRGTKTDDKKAPPVKRDDRGKRDDKKPVEKKDEKKDVKKDDKTPTKKEDKKDSGKKDSHSARKTTPKKADDKSRTVVMDKEKGEPVVVVKEEEAKEAKEGAPVVRAKSTTSTHSKDKTDHKKEEKKDLLSFDKIKEERERERLRQRERRMREEERKKRWEIEQEKKRQRDVHMKQRAEAIRLAREREKLRRDRDQLEKEKLELQRLEKLRLEQIERDRLEREREDKRRLEQLRLEAEQMRRMAMKRPYESRGAREEFWTEPKRQAISDARFTSNSSFTSDRKVERYDRREDRVADSRDNRGDRSFGDRRERDNFSRDGRQDRRSNERFDRERDRSNVRDDRRDNFQRDRSDRRDDRDSDRRGARTPPRDSRSEWKSERERQGGNDTRMVVRGSSSGRDNWQGGSSGSNLQDDRGRSRVGITHNPGPGLLGSAPSSQRNWGSSSDRSKVESSWSASRQQMESRSSGSQQQERWTGGSLGLQADARQQTFGTQMAGGILAAGVPNMLLTSVPQAAGMVLTNTSLTRGQAEPRFDAYKSMQSQFRRY from the exons GCATTGGAAGAGGAGGGGCAGAACCCTGAAGAATTTGATTTTGAATCTACAGCCACACCTAAAAAAGGAGGAACTGCTAAAGTCATTGATA AATCGGAGGATAAAGATGAAATTCAGGAAAAG gAAGGTGAAGATGAAGAGTTGGATGAATCTTTACTGACCTCAGAGGACGGCAAAGTAGAGAATATTGATGACATAGCTATTGATGATAACAAACTTCTGGAG GATGCACCAGACACAACAGAACCTATGGAGACTGATGTCAAACCTTCCAGTGAAGAAGCTGAAGTCAAGCAG GATTCTGGAGTTGCTGTAGAAGCCACATCAGAATTGAAACAGGAAGAGGAATCTGAGACAGCTAAAAATGATGGTACCCCGGAGCCAGCAACTGACAGCAAAATTAATGTTCCAG CTGCTCAGTCTACACCTAGTGTTGAAGTGGAGGTCAAAAACGAAAGCCAAGAAGTAACTCCTAAATCTTCTGAAGCAAAGAAAGAATCTCCCAACAGTGAAGCGGCACAGACTGACGTAAGCACCAAGCCGGAGACGTCAAATCAATCCAACTCAGAAGAATCTGCTCCGGCCACCTCCAGTGTTACGTCGAGTGTTCCAGAGACTGCTCAAGAGGAGAAAAAAACTGCTCCAGACACAACACAGAATCCAGAGGAGCCCGAACCTTTAGATGTTCATGTGGACGACACACAAAATGACCTAGATTCTGATATTCTTGAAAGTAAAGCTCTTAAATCTAATAGTAAAGAAGTAACAGCTCAGAGTAGTGAGGCAATGGAGACATCTGGAGGTGAAGGAGCCCCAAGCAGTTCTACCGTCGCAAGCTCAGAGAGTAACCAGGAAAGTTCAGGTACTGAAAAGGTCGACGCTTCCAAAACTACCGAAGCCGATTCTACGCTCTcttccaccaccaccaccaccacccccagGCCTGGAGAAAAGACGGAAGACAGCAAGTCCAAAAG taCTGACACCAAGGAGCCGAAAAAGGATGATAAAG GAAAAGGCACCTCTGGTAGGAATCTCTGGGTCAGTGGACTCTCGTCATCGACTCGGGCGACGGATCTGAAATCCTTATTCAGCAAATATGGGAAG GTGGTGGGGGCTAAGGTCGTGACCAATGCTAGGAGTCCGGGGTCCAGGTGCTATGGATTTGTCACCATGTCTACAGCTGACGAGGCATCCAAGTGCATCCAACATCTACATCGCACAGAACTCCATGGGAAAATGATCTCCGTAGAGAGG gCTAAAAATGAGCCAGGGGCACAAGCAAAGGCACTGGCTAGTACTCCTAATGGGAGCCCAACAAGTCGTGGGACGAAAACTGATGACAAAAAGGCACCCCCAGTGAAACGGGATGATagag GTAAGAGAGATGACAAGAAACCAGTGGAGAAGAAGGATGAAAAGAAAGATGTGAAAAAGGATGATAAAACACCAACAAAGAAGGAGGACAAGAAGGACAGTGGCAAGAAAGACTCGCACTCTGCCAGAAAAACCACTCCTAAAAAGGCTGATG ACAAGTCAAGAACGGTGGTGATGGACAAAGAGAAAGGAGAACCAGTGGTTGTTGTCAAGGAAGAGGAAGCGAAAGAGGCCAAGGAAGGAGCACCTGTGGTAAGGGCTAAGTCTACCACGTCCACTCACTCCAAGGACAAGACTGACCACAAAAAGGAGGAGAAAAAAGACCTCCTAtcatttgataagatcaag GAGgaaagagagagggagagatTGCGTCAGCGGGAACGTAGAATGAGGGAGGAAGAAAGGAAGAAACGATGGGAGATTGAGCAGGAGAAGAAAAGACAGAGAGATGTTCACATGAAACAAAGAGCTGAAGCAATACGCCTGGCACGAGAAAGGGAAAAACTAAG GAGGGACAGGGACCAGTTGGAGAAGGAGAAATTAGAGCTGCAGAGGCTGGAGAAACTGAGGCTGGAGCAGATCGAAAGAGACCGACTGGAACGGGAAAGGGAAGACAAGAGACGGTTAGAGCAGCTCAG gCTCGAGGCAGAACAAATGAGAAGGATGGCTATGAAGAGGCCATATGAATCACGCGGAGCTCGAGAGGAGTTCTGGACAGAGCCTAAGCGGCAGGCCATCTCTGATGCACGATTCACCTCTAATTCTTCATTTACCTCAGACAG GAAAGTGGAACGCTACGACAGACGTGAGGATAGAGTGGCAGACTCCAGGGACAACCGTGGAGATAGGTCATTCGGAGACAGGCGAGAGCGGGACAACTTCAGCCGAGACGGCCGTCAGGATCGAAGAAGTAATGAGAGATTTGATCG TGAAAGAGATCGAAGTAATGTTCGTGATGACAGAAGAGACAATTTTCAGCGGGATAGATCAGACAGACGAGATGATCGGGACAGTGATAGAAGAGGGGCTAGAACTCCACCTCGAGATAGTCGATCAGAATGGAAGTCAGAGAGGG AGAGACAGGGAGGGAATGACACCAGGATGGTTGTTCGGGGCTCAAGTTCTGGTCGGGATAATTGGCAGGGAGGAAGTAGTGGCTCCAATCTACAGGACGACAGAGGTCGATCTCGTGTGGGGATCACTCACAATCCCGGACCAGGTCTGCTTG GTAGTGCACCAAGCTCACAAAGGAACTGGGGAAGCAGCTCTGATAGAAGTAAAGTCGAGAGCAGCTGGTCTGCATCCAGGCAGCAGATGGAGAGCAGGAGCTCGGGATCTCAGCAGCAGGAACGCTGGACCGGGGGAAGTTTAGGTCTGCAGGCTGATGCTCGTCAGCAGACCTTTGGGACTCAGATGGCGGGGGGTATACTGGCCGCAGGAGTTCCTAACATGTTGCTAACTTCCGTACCACAAGCTGCAGGAATGGTACTGACCAATACGTCCCTTACGAGAGGTCAAGCGGAGCCTAGATTTGATGCCTATAAGAGCATGCAGAGTCAGTTTAGAAGATATTGA
- the LOC125672461 gene encoding scaffold attachment factor B1-like isoform X4, with translation MMATENTPRKLADLRVVDLRQELEKRGLDKTGVKAVLTERLQKALEEEGQNPEEFDFESTATPKKGGTAKVIDKSEDKDEIQEKEGEDEELDESLLTSEDGKVENIDDIAIDDNKLLEDAPDTTEPMETDVKPSSEEAEVKQDSGVAVEATSELKQEEESETAKNDGTPEPATDSKINVPAAQSTPSVEVEVKNESQEVTPKSSEAKKESPNSEAAQTDVSTKPETSNQSNSEESAPATSSVTSSVPETAQEEKKTAPDTTQNPEEPEPLDVHVDDTQNDLDSDILESKALKSNSKEVTAQSSEAMETSGGEGAPSSSTVASSESNQESSGTEKVDASKTTEADSTLSSTTTTTTPRPGEKTEDSKSKSTDTKEPKKDDKGKGTSGRNLWVSGLSSSTRATDLKSLFSKYGKVVGAKVVTNARSPGSRCYGFVTMSTADEASKCIQHLHRTELHGKMISVERAKNEPGAQAKALASTPNGSPTSRGTKTDDKKAPPVKRDDRGKRDDKKPVEKKDEKKDVKKDDKTPTKKEDKKDSGKKDSHSARKTTPKKADDKSRTVVMDKEKGEPVVVVKEEEAKEAKEGAPVVRAKSTTSTHSKDKTDHKKEEKKDLLSFDKIKEERERERLRQRERRMREEERKKRWEIEQEKKRQRDVHMKQRAEAIRLAREREKLRRDRDQLEKEKLELQRLEKLRLEQIERDRLEREREDKRRLEQLRLEAEQMRRMAMKRPYESRGAREEFWTEPKRQAISDARFTSNSSFTSDSRDNRMSDRSQTAAFDRKVERYDRREDRVADSRDNRGDRSFGDRRERDNFSRDGRQDRRSNERFDRERDRSNVRDDRRDNFQRDRSDRRDDRDSDRRGARTPPRDSRSEWKSERERQGGNDTRMVVRGSSSGRDNWQGGSSGSNLQDDRGRSRVGITHNPGPGSAPSSQRNWGSSSDRSKVESSWSASRQQMESRSSGSQQQERWTGGSLGLQADARQQTFGTQMAGGILAAGVPNMLLTSVPQAAGMVLTNTSLTRGQAEPRFDAYKSMQSQFRRY, from the exons GCATTGGAAGAGGAGGGGCAGAACCCTGAAGAATTTGATTTTGAATCTACAGCCACACCTAAAAAAGGAGGAACTGCTAAAGTCATTGATA AATCGGAGGATAAAGATGAAATTCAGGAAAAG gAAGGTGAAGATGAAGAGTTGGATGAATCTTTACTGACCTCAGAGGACGGCAAAGTAGAGAATATTGATGACATAGCTATTGATGATAACAAACTTCTGGAG GATGCACCAGACACAACAGAACCTATGGAGACTGATGTCAAACCTTCCAGTGAAGAAGCTGAAGTCAAGCAG GATTCTGGAGTTGCTGTAGAAGCCACATCAGAATTGAAACAGGAAGAGGAATCTGAGACAGCTAAAAATGATGGTACCCCGGAGCCAGCAACTGACAGCAAAATTAATGTTCCAG CTGCTCAGTCTACACCTAGTGTTGAAGTGGAGGTCAAAAACGAAAGCCAAGAAGTAACTCCTAAATCTTCTGAAGCAAAGAAAGAATCTCCCAACAGTGAAGCGGCACAGACTGACGTAAGCACCAAGCCGGAGACGTCAAATCAATCCAACTCAGAAGAATCTGCTCCGGCCACCTCCAGTGTTACGTCGAGTGTTCCAGAGACTGCTCAAGAGGAGAAAAAAACTGCTCCAGACACAACACAGAATCCAGAGGAGCCCGAACCTTTAGATGTTCATGTGGACGACACACAAAATGACCTAGATTCTGATATTCTTGAAAGTAAAGCTCTTAAATCTAATAGTAAAGAAGTAACAGCTCAGAGTAGTGAGGCAATGGAGACATCTGGAGGTGAAGGAGCCCCAAGCAGTTCTACCGTCGCAAGCTCAGAGAGTAACCAGGAAAGTTCAGGTACTGAAAAGGTCGACGCTTCCAAAACTACCGAAGCCGATTCTACGCTCTcttccaccaccaccaccaccacccccagGCCTGGAGAAAAGACGGAAGACAGCAAGTCCAAAAG taCTGACACCAAGGAGCCGAAAAAGGATGATAAAG GAAAAGGCACCTCTGGTAGGAATCTCTGGGTCAGTGGACTCTCGTCATCGACTCGGGCGACGGATCTGAAATCCTTATTCAGCAAATATGGGAAG GTGGTGGGGGCTAAGGTCGTGACCAATGCTAGGAGTCCGGGGTCCAGGTGCTATGGATTTGTCACCATGTCTACAGCTGACGAGGCATCCAAGTGCATCCAACATCTACATCGCACAGAACTCCATGGGAAAATGATCTCCGTAGAGAGG gCTAAAAATGAGCCAGGGGCACAAGCAAAGGCACTGGCTAGTACTCCTAATGGGAGCCCAACAAGTCGTGGGACGAAAACTGATGACAAAAAGGCACCCCCAGTGAAACGGGATGATagag GTAAGAGAGATGACAAGAAACCAGTGGAGAAGAAGGATGAAAAGAAAGATGTGAAAAAGGATGATAAAACACCAACAAAGAAGGAGGACAAGAAGGACAGTGGCAAGAAAGACTCGCACTCTGCCAGAAAAACCACTCCTAAAAAGGCTGATG ACAAGTCAAGAACGGTGGTGATGGACAAAGAGAAAGGAGAACCAGTGGTTGTTGTCAAGGAAGAGGAAGCGAAAGAGGCCAAGGAAGGAGCACCTGTGGTAAGGGCTAAGTCTACCACGTCCACTCACTCCAAGGACAAGACTGACCACAAAAAGGAGGAGAAAAAAGACCTCCTAtcatttgataagatcaag GAGgaaagagagagggagagatTGCGTCAGCGGGAACGTAGAATGAGGGAGGAAGAAAGGAAGAAACGATGGGAGATTGAGCAGGAGAAGAAAAGACAGAGAGATGTTCACATGAAACAAAGAGCTGAAGCAATACGCCTGGCACGAGAAAGGGAAAAACTAAG GAGGGACAGGGACCAGTTGGAGAAGGAGAAATTAGAGCTGCAGAGGCTGGAGAAACTGAGGCTGGAGCAGATCGAAAGAGACCGACTGGAACGGGAAAGGGAAGACAAGAGACGGTTAGAGCAGCTCAG gCTCGAGGCAGAACAAATGAGAAGGATGGCTATGAAGAGGCCATATGAATCACGCGGAGCTCGAGAGGAGTTCTGGACAGAGCCTAAGCGGCAGGCCATCTCTGATGCACGATTCACCTCTAATTCTTCATTTACCTCAGACAG CAGAGACAATAGAATGTCTGACAGAAGTCAAACCGCTGCCTTTGACAGGAAAGTGGAACGCTACGACAGACGTGAGGATAGAGTGGCAGACTCCAGGGACAACCGTGGAGATAGGTCATTCGGAGACAGGCGAGAGCGGGACAACTTCAGCCGAGACGGCCGTCAGGATCGAAGAAGTAATGAGAGATTTGATCG TGAAAGAGATCGAAGTAATGTTCGTGATGACAGAAGAGACAATTTTCAGCGGGATAGATCAGACAGACGAGATGATCGGGACAGTGATAGAAGAGGGGCTAGAACTCCACCTCGAGATAGTCGATCAGAATGGAAGTCAGAGAGGG AGAGACAGGGAGGGAATGACACCAGGATGGTTGTTCGGGGCTCAAGTTCTGGTCGGGATAATTGGCAGGGAGGAAGTAGTGGCTCCAATCTACAGGACGACAGAGGTCGATCTCGTGTGGGGATCACTCACAATCCCGGACCAG GTAGTGCACCAAGCTCACAAAGGAACTGGGGAAGCAGCTCTGATAGAAGTAAAGTCGAGAGCAGCTGGTCTGCATCCAGGCAGCAGATGGAGAGCAGGAGCTCGGGATCTCAGCAGCAGGAACGCTGGACCGGGGGAAGTTTAGGTCTGCAGGCTGATGCTCGTCAGCAGACCTTTGGGACTCAGATGGCGGGGGGTATACTGGCCGCAGGAGTTCCTAACATGTTGCTAACTTCCGTACCACAAGCTGCAGGAATGGTACTGACCAATACGTCCCTTACGAGAGGTCAAGCGGAGCCTAGATTTGATGCCTATAAGAGCATGCAGAGTCAGTTTAGAAGATATTGA